From Mytilus galloprovincialis chromosome 9, xbMytGall1.hap1.1, whole genome shotgun sequence, the proteins below share one genomic window:
- the LOC143044956 gene encoding beta-1,3-galactosyl-O-glycosyl-glycoprotein beta-1,6-N-acetylglucosaminyltransferase-like: protein MKRRGLVKQLLLFCLVGFVVTSVYNSIVSQVNELNVEEVTAKSTTKRILNFIPSTRTSPKNKFKINCRKIIEKDKDEIDRATALMRVSPPSRLQNGDYINATQDCVNFRKSFRYDNYPVSNVEREFPIAFSIITYQDVDQTERLLRAIYRPQNLYCIHADASSPDSLHRALAGIADCFGNVFIVSKKEDIIYNHMSRLKADLNCMSDILSMPQKWKYFINLPHQQFPLKTNLEMVKILKTYNGANDIEGIITHGRMMPSRFEFSHKYVNGSWKRIGKRTSKLPLNATIVKGSAYGVFSREFVQYTITDKRAKDVLKFMEDVKSPDEYYWATLNHNEVLKAPGRYSGNPEKKPWLAVYASWGGRDRCHGKYVRGVCIFGVGDLNELVSKKELFANKFYPDFQYLALDCLEEYIYNKTFSHLPFETFYYKQLPFIRKQ from the exons ATGAAAAGACGTGGTTTGGTTAAGCAGTTACTGCTGTTTTGTCTTGTTGGATTTGTTGTCACGTCTGTTTATAACTCGATAGTGTCTCAAGTGAACGAATTAAACGTTGAAGAAGTGACGGCAAAATCAACGACTAAACGGATATTAAATTTTATACCAAGTACTCGTACATCCCcaaaaaacaagtttaaaattaATTGTCGAAAAATCATTGAAAAGGATAAAGATGAAATTGACAGAGCGACTGCTTTGATGCGAGTAAGTCCACCTTCCCGTTTACAAAATGGAGATTATATTAACGCCACTCAGGACTGTGTTAATTTCCGGAAGTCGTTTCGATATGACAATTATCCTGTGTCCAATGTGGAAAGAGAATTTCCAATAGCTTTCAGTATCATCACATATCAAGATGTCGATCAAACTGAACGTCTGCTACGTGCAATATATCGTCCACAAAACTTATACTGTATCCATGCCGATGCAAGTTCCCCCGATTCGCTCCACCGAGCATTGGCGGGAATTGCCGACTGCTTCGGCAATGTGTTCATAGTCTCAAAAAAGGAAGACATAATTTATAATCATATGTCTCGTTTAAAAGCAGATTTAAATTGCATGTCTGATATTCTTTCAATGCCAcaaaaatggaaatattttataaatctaCCACATCAACAATTTCCATTAAAAACGAATTTAGAAATGGTAAAAATACTTAAAACTTACAATGGTGCTAATGACATTGAAGGAATTATAACTCATGGGAGAATGATGCCAAGTAGATTTGAATTTAGTCACAAATACGTAAACGGTTCATGGAAGCGGATTGGTAAACGAACTAGCAAACTGCCACTCAACGCAACCATCGTGAAGGGCAGTGCCTATGGTGTTTTTAGCCGAGAATTTGTTCAATATACAATCACAGATAAAAGAGCGAaggatgttttaaaatttatggAAGATGTAAAAAGTCCAGACGAATATTACTGGGCTACTTTAAATCAtaatgaagttttgaaagctcCTGGTCGATACTCAG GtaatccagaaaaaaaaccatggcTCGCTGTTTATGCTTCGTGGGGAGGCCGTGATAGGTGTCATGGCAAATATGTACGTGGTGTTTGTATATTTGGTGTTGGCGATCTCAACGAACTTGTCTCTAAAAAGGAACTTTTTGCGAACAAATTTTATCCGGATTTTCAGTATTTAGCTTTAGATTGTcttgaagaatatatatacaacaaaaccTTTAGTCATTTACCTTTCgaaacattttactataaacagtTACCATTTATACGCAAGCAATAA
- the LOC143046548 gene encoding beta-1,3-galactosyl-O-glycosyl-glycoprotein beta-1,6-N-acetylglucosaminyltransferase-like translates to MAKYHFPPFLRINRKVNCRKIIEGDEEEIAKANRYMKFNQPKRITGEEYIAETNNCNNFVNRYQYDAYTVIEEEREFPIAFSVLTFKDVDQTERLLRSIYRPHNFYCIHIDNSSSEELHQALRKIANCLSNVFIVSKTEDVIYNHVSRLRADINCMTDLLSKSNNWKYFINLPHQQFPLKTNLEMVKILKIYNGANDIEGITSRLKYYQFKYSYEFINNTLKCIGPKNEKLPYNANIVKGSTYGIFSREFVKYVIYDKKAKAVLKYVEDIESPDEYYWATLNHNEILKAPGRFTGNPEKKPWLATYASWPPRDRCHGKIVREICIYGVGDLNELVSRKELFANKFYPDYQYLAMDCLEEYIHNKTLSPVPFDSFYYRELPFITKS, encoded by the exons ATGGCAAAATATCACTTCCCACCATTTTTGCGAATAAACAGAAAAGTGAATTGTCGTAAAATTATTGAAGGCGACGAAGAAGAGATAGCAAAAGCCAATAGATATATGAAATTTAATCAGCCAAAGAGAATAACAGGAGAGGAATATATTGCTGAAACTAATAACTGTAATAATTTCGTTAATCGTTATCAATACGATGCCTACACAGTGATTGAAGAAGAAAGAGAGTTTCCGATAGCATTTAGTGTTTTGACATTTAAAGATGTTGATCAAACTGAACGTTTGCTTCGTTCAATCTATCGCCCCCATAATTTCTATTGCATCCACATAGACAACAGCTCTTCAGAAGAATTGCATCAAGCCTTGAGGAAGATAGCTAATTGTTTAAGCAatgttttcattgtttcaaaGACTGAAGACGTGATTTATAACCATGTATCGAGACTGAGAGCAGATATTAATTGTATGACTGATctcttgtcaaaatcaaacaattggaaatatttcattaatttaccACACCAACAATTtcctttgaaaacaaatttagaaatggtaaaaatactgaaaatttacaacGGTGCTAATGACATTGAAGGAATTACAAGTAGACTCAAATATTATCAATTTAAATATAGTTATGAATTTATCAATAATACTTTGAAGTGTATAGGTCCGAAGAATGAAAAGTTACCATACAATGCAAATATTGTAAAAGGCAGTACATACGGTATTTTTAGTCGTGAATTTGTCAAATATGTGATATACGACAAAAAGGCTAAAGCCGTTTTAAAGTATGTGGAGGACATTGAGAGTCCCGATGAATATTACTGGGCTACATTGAACCACAACGAGATTTTGAAAGCTCCTGGGCGCTTCACAG GCAATCCAGAAAAGAAGCCATGGCTTGCCACTTATGCCTCATGGCCTCCAAGAGACCGTTGTCATGGTAAGATTGTTCGGGAAATTTGCATTTATGGAGTTGGTGATTTGAACGAACTTGTTTCGAGAAAAGAACTTTTTGCCAATAAATTTTACCCGGATTATCAATACTTGGCTATGGACTGTTTAGAAGAATATATTCATAACAAGACATTAAGTCCGGTGCCATTTGATTCATTTTACTACAGAGAGTTACCTTTTATaacaaaatcttga
- the LOC143046549 gene encoding beta-1,3-galactosyl-O-glycosyl-glycoprotein beta-1,6-N-acetylglucosaminyltransferase-like encodes MKFNQPKRITEEEYITETNNCNNFVNRFRYNAYTVIEEEREFPIAFSILTFKDVDQTERLLRTIYRPHNFYCIHIDNSSSEELQKALMKIANCLSNVFIVSKTEDVIYNHVSRLRADINCMADLLSKSNKWKYFINLPHQQFPLKTNLEMVKILKIYNGANDIEGITSRLKYYRFKYSYEYINNTLKRIGPKNGKLPFNANFVKGSAYGIFSREFVKYVIYDKKAKAVLKYMEDIESPDEYYWATLNHNDILKAPGRFIGNPEKKPWLAVYASWPPRNRCHGKIVRYICIYGVGDLKELFANKFYPDYQYLAMDCLEEYIHNKTLSPVPFHSFYYRELPFITKS; translated from the exons ATGAAATTTAATCAGCCAAAGAGAATAACAGAAGAGGAATATATTACTGAAACTAATAACTGTAATAATTTCGTTAATCGTTTTCGATACAATGCCTACACAGTGATTGAAGAAGAAAGAGAGTTTCCGATAGCATTtagtattttgacatttaaagaTGTTGATCAAACTGAACGTTTGCTTCGAACAATCTATCGCCCCCATAATTTCTATTGTATCCACATAGACAACAGCTCTTCAGAAGAATTGCAAAAAGCCTTGATGAAGATAGCTAATTGTTTAAGCAatgttttcattgtttcaaaGACTGAAGACGTGATTTACAACCATGTATCGAGGCTGAGAGCAGATATTAATTGTATGGCTGATctcttgtcaaaatcaaacaaatggaaatatttcattaatttaccTCACCAACAATTTcccttgaaaacaaatttagaaatggtaaaaatactgaaaatttacaacGGTGCTAATGACATTGAAGGAATTACAAGCAGACTCAAATATTATCGCTTTAAATACAGTTATGAATATATCAATAATACTTTGAAGCGTATAGGTCCGAAGAATGGAAAGTTACCATTCAATGCAAATTTTGTAAAAGGCAGTGCATATGGTATATTTAGTCGTGAATTTGTCAAATATGTGATATACGACAAAAAGGCTAAAGCCGTTTTAAAGTATATGGAGGACATTGAGAGTCCTGATGAATACTACTGGGCTACATTGAATCATAACGATATTCTGAAAGCTCCTGGGCGCTTCATAG GCAATCCAGAAAAGAAGCCATGGCTTGCCGTTTATGCCTCATGGCCACCAAGAAACCGGTGTCATGGTAAGATTGTTCGGTACATTTGCATTTATGGAGTTGGTGATTTGAAGGAACTTTTTGCTAATAAATTTTACCCGGATTATCAATACTTGGCTATGGACTGTTTAGAAGAATATATTCATAACAAGACATTAAGTCCGGTGCCATTTCATTCATTCTACTACAGAGAGTTACCTTTTATAAcgaaatcttga